The following coding sequences are from one Limnobacter sp. SAORIC-580 window:
- a CDS encoding ABC transporter ATP-binding protein, which translates to MLNIQGLTVAYGGIQAVKGLSFQVHAGELVCLIGCNGAGKTSTMKAIAGLLPFEAHAATFKGAIDLTALPAHERLPNGLALVPEGRGIFSRMTVLENLELGANARLQAGCPQSEIHADLEKMLMLFPRIKERLKQSAGTLSGGEQQMLAMARALMGKPDLLLLDEPSMGLAPMMVEKIFEVIQQVHRDGMTILLVEQNAHIALQLANRAYVMDSGLIDYEGRACELINDPRIRETYLGQVSP; encoded by the coding sequence ATGCTGAACATTCAAGGGCTGACTGTCGCCTACGGCGGAATTCAGGCTGTGAAGGGTTTGAGTTTTCAGGTGCATGCGGGTGAACTGGTGTGCTTGATTGGCTGCAATGGTGCGGGTAAAACTTCAACCATGAAAGCCATTGCAGGCTTGTTGCCTTTTGAAGCGCATGCAGCAACCTTCAAAGGTGCAATCGACCTGACTGCCCTGCCTGCGCATGAAAGGCTACCAAACGGCCTGGCTTTGGTACCCGAGGGGCGCGGAATTTTCAGCCGCATGACCGTGCTTGAAAATCTTGAATTGGGTGCAAATGCGCGCTTGCAAGCTGGTTGCCCACAATCCGAGATTCACGCTGATCTCGAAAAAATGCTGATGCTATTTCCGCGCATCAAAGAAAGGCTGAAGCAATCCGCCGGGACATTGAGCGGTGGAGAACAACAGATGTTGGCCATGGCACGCGCCCTGATGGGCAAACCCGATTTGCTGCTGCTGGACGAACCCAGTATGGGATTGGCCCCAATGATGGTCGAAAAAATTTTTGAAGTAATACAACAGGTGCACCGAGATGGCATGACTATCTTGCTGGTGGAGCAAAATGCGCACATTGCCCTGCAACTGGCCAACCGTGCCTATGTAATGGACTCTGGTTTGATTGATTACGAAGGCAGGGCCTGTGAACTGATCAACGACCCGAGAATTCGCGAAACTTATTTGGGGCAGGTGTCGCCATAA
- the nth gene encoding endonuclease III codes for MNKEKRTEIFKRFQQANPEPKTELEYSTPFELLAAVLLSAQATDKGVNIATRKLFAIANTPASIAALGVAGVEGYIKTIGLFRSKAKHLVQTAEILRDQHNGEVPADREALESLPGVGRKTANVVLNTAFGQPTMAVDTHIFRISNRTGIAPGKDVLEVEKRLLKLVPQEFMLNAHHWLILHGRYVCKARKPECTRCSIVDLCEFKKKTT; via the coding sequence ATGAACAAAGAAAAGCGTACCGAGATTTTCAAACGGTTTCAGCAGGCCAATCCCGAACCAAAAACCGAGCTGGAGTATTCAACGCCGTTTGAACTGCTGGCTGCAGTGTTGCTGAGCGCACAGGCCACCGACAAAGGCGTGAATATCGCCACGCGGAAACTGTTCGCTATCGCAAATACACCAGCATCCATCGCGGCGCTTGGTGTAGCCGGGGTCGAGGGTTACATCAAAACCATTGGTCTTTTCCGATCCAAAGCCAAGCACCTTGTGCAAACTGCCGAAATTTTGCGGGACCAGCACAATGGCGAGGTTCCGGCTGACCGGGAAGCACTTGAAAGCCTTCCGGGCGTTGGTCGCAAAACAGCAAACGTGGTATTGAACACCGCATTTGGACAGCCCACCATGGCTGTCGATACGCATATTTTCCGGATTAGTAACCGCACAGGTATAGCCCCTGGAAAAGACGTACTGGAAGTTGAAAAACGATTGTTGAAGCTGGTGCCCCAAGAGTTTATGTTAAACGCCCACCATTGGCTGATTTTGCATGGTCGCTATGTGTGCAAAGCACGCAAACCCGAATGCACTCGTTGTAGTATCGTGGACTTGTGCGAATTCAAAAAGAAAACAACATGA
- a CDS encoding TRAP transporter substrate-binding protein, protein MRDDSRRRFVQKALAAGAAGAIATPAASQSASLVKTAKPVVFKFQSTWPTKDIFNEFAQDFAKKVNDMSGGELRIDVYPTNSIVKAFGIQNAVHKGQLDGGHGVPTYWHDRHAAFSLFGSGPSFGMSSNQILAWFQYGGGQQLYDELVQKEMNLNIQGFMYGPLTPQPLGWFKNRIESIKDLDKMRFRAVGLAAEVFKELGLTTTALQPADIVPWLDKGLIDAAEFNNPSSDRALGFPSVSSVCMIRSFHQSSEVFEVIFNKQRFDSLPFALRSIIRYALQASSADLSWKASDRFSTDYEEMRRKQGVRYYVTPDDILKAQLTAWRKIIARESANSRIFKRIIDSQMRFAKRVVGFENDLTPSSKMAFDFWFSTV, encoded by the coding sequence ATGCGCGACGATTCCCGGCGGCGCTTTGTACAAAAAGCTTTGGCTGCAGGAGCGGCTGGTGCGATAGCCACTCCTGCGGCTTCCCAGTCTGCATCGCTCGTTAAAACCGCAAAACCTGTCGTCTTCAAGTTTCAAAGTACTTGGCCCACCAAAGACATTTTCAATGAGTTTGCCCAGGATTTCGCAAAGAAGGTGAACGACATGTCGGGCGGCGAGTTGCGCATTGATGTGTACCCCACCAACAGCATTGTGAAAGCTTTCGGTATTCAGAATGCTGTGCACAAAGGGCAGCTTGACGGTGGTCATGGAGTTCCAACTTATTGGCATGATCGCCACGCTGCCTTTTCCCTGTTCGGCAGCGGCCCCAGTTTTGGCATGAGCTCGAACCAGATTCTGGCGTGGTTTCAGTACGGCGGTGGTCAACAGCTCTATGACGAACTGGTTCAAAAAGAAATGAACTTGAATATTCAAGGCTTCATGTACGGGCCATTGACACCCCAGCCTTTGGGCTGGTTCAAGAATCGGATCGAGAGCATCAAAGACCTCGACAAGATGCGTTTTCGGGCCGTGGGTTTGGCCGCTGAAGTGTTCAAGGAACTTGGCTTAACCACCACAGCCTTGCAGCCCGCCGATATTGTGCCTTGGCTGGACAAAGGCCTGATTGATGCGGCGGAGTTTAACAACCCCAGTTCCGATCGTGCCTTGGGTTTTCCCAGTGTGTCGTCGGTATGCATGATTCGCAGCTTTCACCAAAGCAGCGAAGTATTTGAAGTTATTTTCAACAAGCAGCGTTTTGACAGCTTGCCTTTTGCCCTGCGCTCGATTATTCGATATGCCTTGCAGGCTTCTTCTGCAGATTTAAGCTGGAAGGCCTCTGACCGGTTTTCAACCGATTATGAGGAAATGCGCCGCAAGCAGGGTGTTCGTTATTACGTCACCCCGGACGATATTTTGAAGGCACAGCTGACTGCGTGGCGCAAAATTATTGCGCGCGAATCAGCCAACAGTCGGATTTTCAAGCGCATTATTGATTCCCAAATGCGTTTTGCCAAGCGTGTGGTGGGTTTTGAAAATGACCTGACACCTTCTTCTAAAATGGCTTTCGATTTTTGGTTCTCTACCGTGTAA
- a CDS encoding polyhydroxyalkanoate depolymerase: MLYQMHEFQRALLNPMTIWAEAGSKLYSNPFSPLAHLPMARRISAGFELMYRLGKEYEKPEFGITTVKCGDREVSIAQEIVETKPFCKLIHFRKMIPAESKPLKPQPKVLVFAPLSGHHSTLLRDTVKTLLQDHDVYITDWVDARMVPLSEGEFRLDDYVHYCIEFIQLLGPDVHLISVCQPTVPVMAAVSLMASNKDPKQAKSMTMMGGPIDTRESPTEVNNLATKKPYSWFENNVIYSVPHTYPGYLRRVYPGFLQHLGFVSMNPDKHAQSHYDFYMHLVEGDGESAESHRQFYDEYNAVLDMPAEYYLDTIKTVFQDHALPLGTWEVRGQQVKPEDVKTVALLTIEGELDDISGPGQTKAALKLCKNLPVDKKEHYEAMECGHYGIFSGRRWREKVYPKIREFIAKNA, from the coding sequence ATGCTGTATCAAATGCACGAATTTCAGCGAGCGCTGTTAAACCCCATGACCATCTGGGCAGAAGCAGGTTCTAAGCTATACAGCAACCCATTCAGCCCTTTGGCGCATTTGCCCATGGCACGTCGTATTTCAGCGGGTTTCGAATTGATGTACCGCTTGGGCAAGGAATATGAGAAACCTGAATTCGGAATTACCACAGTCAAGTGCGGCGATCGCGAAGTATCTATTGCTCAGGAAATTGTTGAAACCAAGCCATTTTGCAAACTGATTCATTTCCGCAAAATGATTCCCGCCGAATCCAAACCCTTGAAGCCACAACCCAAGGTATTGGTATTTGCGCCCTTGTCTGGTCATCACTCCACCCTGCTGCGAGACACAGTCAAAACGCTGCTTCAAGACCACGATGTGTACATCACCGATTGGGTTGACGCGCGCATGGTTCCCCTGTCTGAAGGCGAATTCCGCCTGGACGATTATGTGCATTACTGCATCGAATTCATTCAACTTCTGGGTCCCGATGTTCACCTGATCTCAGTGTGCCAACCCACTGTACCGGTGATGGCTGCCGTGTCGCTGATGGCATCCAACAAAGACCCCAAACAGGCCAAAAGCATGACCATGATGGGCGGCCCGATTGACACCCGTGAAAGCCCCACCGAGGTGAACAACCTGGCCACCAAAAAGCCCTACTCCTGGTTTGAAAACAATGTAATTTACAGCGTACCCCACACCTACCCAGGCTACCTGCGCCGCGTGTATCCAGGCTTTTTGCAGCATTTGGGTTTTGTCAGCATGAACCCGGACAAACATGCCCAAAGCCATTACGACTTTTACATGCACCTGGTTGAAGGTGATGGGGAAAGCGCTGAAAGCCACCGCCAGTTTTACGACGAATACAATGCCGTGCTTGATATGCCGGCTGAATATTATTTGGACACGATCAAAACCGTGTTTCAAGATCACGCCTTGCCACTTGGCACTTGGGAAGTTCGAGGCCAGCAGGTCAAACCCGAAGACGTAAAAACAGTGGCGCTATTAACCATTGAAGGCGAGTTGGACGATATTTCTGGTCCAGGTCAAACCAAGGCTGCGCTCAAGCTGTGCAAAAACCTGCCTGTGGACAAGAAAGAACATTACGAAGCCATGGAATGCGGACACTATGGTATCTTCAGCGGTCGCCGTTGGCGCGAGAAGGTTTATCCGAAAATCCGCGAATTCATAGCCAAGAATGCATGA
- a CDS encoding ferredoxin--NADP reductase: MSEVEDKYTRETITSLRVWVPGKLFSFTCTRPTGFRFTAGQFARLGVDNTLQLPAEPEIIWRAYSMVSGPFDEHLEFFSIVVPNGAFTSHLSQLKVGSPIYIDKTNFGFLTTARFETGKDLWLLGSGTGLAPFLSILHDPHTWEQFENIVLVHSARTAEELVYQDMINGFVEHPVFSELIENVKKRFVYVPVVTREKIPNCLDERITALLEQGILAKHTGLPMNVERSRFMICGNPEMVTDIRKVLKSKGYSPARRNTPGEIAVENYW; the protein is encoded by the coding sequence ATGAGTGAAGTTGAAGACAAATACACCCGGGAAACAATTACCAGCTTACGAGTCTGGGTACCGGGCAAATTGTTTTCCTTCACTTGTACCCGCCCAACTGGCTTTCGCTTCACCGCGGGCCAATTTGCAAGGCTGGGTGTTGACAACACCCTGCAACTGCCCGCTGAGCCAGAAATTATCTGGCGTGCCTATTCCATGGTTTCCGGTCCGTTTGACGAACATCTCGAGTTTTTCTCGATTGTCGTACCCAACGGGGCTTTCACCAGTCACCTAAGCCAGCTGAAGGTGGGGTCTCCCATCTACATCGACAAAACCAACTTCGGCTTTCTCACCACCGCCCGCTTTGAAACCGGCAAAGATCTCTGGTTGTTGGGCTCGGGCACAGGTCTGGCACCGTTTCTCTCGATCCTTCATGACCCTCACACTTGGGAACAGTTTGAAAACATCGTGCTGGTGCACAGTGCCCGCACAGCTGAGGAACTGGTTTACCAAGACATGATCAACGGGTTTGTTGAACATCCCGTGTTTAGCGAATTAATCGAGAACGTCAAAAAACGATTTGTTTACGTACCTGTGGTCACCCGCGAGAAGATACCGAATTGCCTGGATGAACGGATTACCGCACTACTGGAACAAGGCATCCTGGCCAAACACACAGGCTTACCCATGAATGTTGAACGCAGTCGATTCATGATTTGCGGCAACCCCGAGATGGTTACTGACATACGCAAGGTACTGAAATCAAAAGGCTATTCACCAGCAAGACGAAACACCCCAGGTGAAATCGCGGTTGAAAACTATTGGTGA
- a CDS encoding RnfABCDGE type electron transport complex subunit B: MHEQLVHQIDDLLPQTQCTQCGFEGCLPYAKALASGEADLNRCPPGGESTIVALAALLNLPEKPVDPSCGTTIERHIASIHPQHCIGCTLCIKACPVDAIVGSSKRRHAVLAELCTGCELCIPPCPVDCIDMVFMPEFSAWDQTQAHAARTRMQTREIRLERQKEEQAERLEAKAIHKLDELDDTPSPDAAAKKAVVQAALARARARRQAQTP; this comes from the coding sequence ATGCATGAGCAACTTGTACATCAAATAGACGATCTACTTCCTCAAACCCAATGCACTCAATGTGGGTTTGAGGGCTGCTTACCCTACGCCAAGGCCTTGGCGAGCGGTGAGGCCGATTTAAACCGGTGCCCCCCCGGCGGCGAGAGTACAATCGTCGCGTTGGCTGCCCTGTTGAATCTTCCAGAAAAACCAGTTGACCCCAGCTGCGGCACTACCATTGAGCGTCACATCGCCAGCATTCACCCTCAACATTGCATCGGCTGCACTTTGTGCATCAAGGCGTGCCCTGTTGACGCAATCGTGGGAAGTAGCAAACGCAGGCATGCCGTGCTGGCCGAGCTTTGCACGGGCTGCGAGCTGTGCATTCCGCCTTGTCCCGTCGACTGCATCGATATGGTGTTCATGCCTGAATTCAGCGCTTGGGATCAAACCCAGGCGCATGCTGCCCGTACTCGCATGCAAACTCGCGAAATACGCTTAGAACGGCAAAAAGAAGAACAGGCAGAAAGACTCGAAGCCAAAGCAATTCACAAACTCGACGAGCTAGACGACACTCCCAGCCCCGATGCAGCAGCCAAAAAAGCGGTGGTACAAGCCGCACTGGCCAGGGCGCGGGCACGGCGGCAGGCACAAACACCATGA
- a CDS encoding LutC/YkgG family protein → MSQSFNDDDLDTTAARSEILSRIRSLQSRPVTMHENEMTLAKGYLARKTRGPAPSPVENVVALFEEKSRAMLCTVQRVKSTAEVAQACAAFLAENELNGTVAIWPSLNQLDWSVLPHEARLGAPTGDDLIGISAVACAVAETGTLVFASKTDEPASTHLLPETHIAIVREEQVVHTMEDAFEMLRKEGRIMPRALNFVSGPSRTADIEQTIVLGAHGPYRVHLILVGK, encoded by the coding sequence TTGAGCCAATCTTTCAACGACGACGACCTGGATACCACCGCGGCTCGTTCAGAAATTCTGAGCCGGATTCGCAGCCTCCAGTCCCGGCCTGTCACCATGCACGAGAACGAGATGACCCTGGCCAAGGGGTATCTGGCCAGGAAAACCCGAGGACCTGCACCAAGCCCGGTTGAGAACGTGGTGGCTTTGTTTGAGGAGAAATCCCGGGCGATGCTTTGCACTGTTCAACGGGTGAAGTCGACTGCGGAGGTGGCCCAAGCCTGTGCGGCCTTTCTTGCCGAGAATGAATTGAACGGCACTGTGGCTATTTGGCCGTCGTTGAATCAGTTGGACTGGTCCGTGTTGCCGCATGAGGCGCGTTTGGGTGCCCCGACAGGCGATGATCTGATCGGTATCAGCGCTGTGGCGTGCGCGGTGGCGGAAACCGGAACCCTGGTTTTTGCCAGCAAAACCGACGAACCTGCCAGCACGCACTTGCTGCCTGAAACTCACATTGCGATTGTTCGGGAAGAGCAAGTGGTACACACCATGGAAGACGCATTTGAAATGCTACGAAAAGAAGGGCGGATTATGCCGAGAGCATTGAATTTTGTATCTGGCCCGTCACGCACTGCCGACATCGAACAAACCATTGTGTTGGGTGCACATGGCCCTTACAGGGTGCATTTGATTCTGGTCGGCAAATAA
- a CDS encoding c-type cytochrome → MKTKFAIAAALFAASFSVQAADIAAGKAKAEAQCAACHAVEGNWNKTMDPSYPKLAGQHADYIANTLKQYQKGGRNNAIMAGMAAGLSQQDIKDLSAFFASLEGDLYLKK, encoded by the coding sequence ATGAAAACTAAATTCGCTATCGCCGCAGCCTTGTTTGCCGCGTCATTCTCTGTTCAGGCTGCTGATATTGCAGCAGGTAAGGCCAAGGCTGAAGCTCAGTGTGCTGCCTGCCATGCTGTAGAAGGCAACTGGAACAAAACCATGGATCCTTCTTACCCCAAGCTGGCAGGTCAACATGCTGACTACATCGCCAATACTTTGAAGCAGTATCAGAAAGGTGGCCGCAACAATGCCATTATGGCTGGCATGGCTGCAGGCTTGAGCCAGCAAGACATCAAGGATTTGTCTGCATTTTTTGCTTCGCTTGAAGGTGATTTGTACCTGAAGAAGTAA
- the fdxA gene encoding ferredoxin FdxA — translation MTHVVTESCIKCKYTDCVDVCPVDCFREGPNFLVIDPDECIDCAVCIPECPVNAIYAEEDVPADQVKFIDMNVELAKDWPSITRMKAHLPDADDWKDVKDKLQYLEK, via the coding sequence ATGACACACGTAGTTACCGAGTCTTGCATCAAGTGCAAATACACCGATTGTGTGGACGTATGCCCAGTCGACTGTTTTCGCGAAGGCCCCAATTTTTTGGTAATCGATCCAGACGAGTGTATCGACTGCGCCGTTTGCATTCCTGAATGCCCCGTCAACGCGATTTATGCCGAAGAAGATGTACCTGCCGACCAAGTGAAATTCATCGACATGAACGTGGAACTGGCCAAAGATTGGCCAAGCATTACCCGCATGAAGGCGCATCTGCCCGATGCCGATGACTGGAAAGATGTGAAAGACAAGCTGCAATACCTTGAGAAGTAA
- a CDS encoding DUF1841 family protein: MFNPTRDQARLFFLNSWKKYHKEEPLSEAESLALQWMTKHPEYFEVFDAEPESILAADFSVEAGQSNPFLHLSMHLAVAEQVSIDQPPGIRAAFAKLCEKMGDDHKAAHQVFECLAEQIYQQQKNGVAFSSENYIQCILEHSGV; the protein is encoded by the coding sequence ATGTTCAACCCAACACGCGACCAGGCAAGGCTGTTCTTTTTGAACAGCTGGAAAAAATACCACAAGGAAGAACCACTCAGTGAAGCGGAAAGCCTTGCACTGCAATGGATGACCAAGCACCCGGAGTATTTTGAAGTTTTTGATGCTGAACCAGAATCGATTCTTGCAGCCGATTTCTCAGTAGAAGCGGGCCAAAGCAATCCGTTTCTGCACCTGTCCATGCACTTGGCCGTGGCTGAACAGGTGAGCATCGACCAGCCACCCGGCATTCGGGCAGCTTTCGCCAAACTGTGCGAGAAAATGGGCGATGACCACAAAGCGGCTCACCAGGTGTTTGAATGTCTGGCTGAGCAAATTTACCAGCAACAGAAAAATGGTGTCGCGTTCAGCAGTGAAAATTACATTCAATGCATTTTGGAACACAGCGGGGTTTAA
- a CDS encoding AAA family ATPase, with translation MRFEGSKTYVATDDLKLAVNAAITLQRPLLIKGEPGTGKTLLAEEVAASLGLELMQWHIKSTTKAQQGLYEYDAVSRLRDSQLGEERVKDIANYIVKGVLWQAFESDKPVVLLIDEIDKADIEFPNDLLREIDRMEFYCYETKQLIKAKHRPIVIITSNNEKELPDAFLRRCFFHYIQFPDKATMESIVAVHFKNLKKELLDAAMASFFGIRALPGLKKKPTTSELIDWLRLLLAEDIPASALQAKDGKDAIPPMHGALLKNEQDIELFNRLVFMARQGR, from the coding sequence ATGCGTTTTGAAGGTAGCAAAACCTACGTCGCAACAGACGATCTAAAACTCGCTGTCAACGCAGCGATTACGCTGCAACGCCCCTTGCTGATCAAGGGTGAACCGGGCACCGGCAAGACACTGCTGGCTGAAGAAGTGGCCGCATCGCTTGGCCTGGAACTGATGCAGTGGCACATCAAATCCACCACAAAAGCCCAACAGGGTCTTTACGAGTACGACGCTGTCAGCCGATTGCGCGACTCTCAATTGGGTGAAGAGCGAGTAAAAGACATTGCGAACTACATTGTAAAAGGTGTGCTGTGGCAGGCGTTTGAGAGCGACAAGCCCGTTGTGCTGCTGATCGATGAAATCGACAAGGCCGATATTGAGTTCCCGAACGACTTGCTGCGTGAAATTGATCGCATGGAGTTTTACTGCTATGAAACCAAGCAGCTAATCAAGGCCAAACACCGCCCGATCGTGATCATCACCTCCAACAACGAGAAAGAACTGCCAGATGCTTTCCTGCGTCGCTGCTTTTTTCACTACATTCAATTTCCTGACAAAGCCACCATGGAAAGCATTGTGGCCGTGCACTTCAAGAATCTGAAAAAAGAATTGCTGGATGCAGCAATGGCCAGCTTTTTTGGTATTCGAGCCCTGCCCGGTTTAAAGAAAAAACCGACCACATCGGAGTTGATCGATTGGCTGCGCCTGCTGCTGGCCGAAGATATTCCTGCCAGTGCATTACAAGCCAAAGACGGCAAAGACGCCATTCCACCCATGCACGGCGCATTGCTGAAAAACGAGCAAGATATTGAATTGTTCAACCGTTTGGTGTTCATGGCCCGCCAGGGTCGTTAA
- a CDS encoding SDR family NAD(P)-dependent oxidoreductase: MNHQTTFRDIDKPGGLFFKRSLPRRFRQSNISVAGCGQVGLVLLQTFPDQHFTATYRPGADTAAKRAAILVHNARPLAIDLNSKSDLLRLISMGHRIIWMAPPDSSVNTDNTLKKLVLWAATRARAHGKPAPRISYVSTTGVYGNAQGQWINEYTPLNAQSERAIRRAHAETHLRLGLKHGVHVHLLRAPGIYGDNRLPIDRIKNRTPALLPDEDAWSNHIHELDLGRLSRWVNYKGGAFEVLNACDAKPSKMGDYFDLVADAYQLPRPPRFSREEVKQMVSPMMWSFMSESRRIESLNQKKLGFRLRYPSVADFLADKD, encoded by the coding sequence GTGAATCATCAAACTACTTTCCGTGACATCGACAAACCCGGCGGGCTATTTTTCAAACGCAGTTTGCCCCGGCGCTTTCGGCAAAGCAATATAAGCGTTGCGGGCTGCGGGCAAGTGGGCTTGGTCTTGTTACAAACCTTTCCAGATCAACATTTTACAGCGACTTATCGCCCTGGGGCGGATACCGCAGCAAAGCGCGCTGCCATCTTGGTACACAACGCTCGGCCACTGGCCATTGATTTGAATTCGAAGAGCGACCTGTTGCGCCTAATTTCAATGGGTCACCGAATCATCTGGATGGCGCCGCCCGACTCATCCGTAAACACTGACAACACACTGAAAAAACTGGTGCTGTGGGCAGCCACAAGGGCCAGGGCTCACGGTAAACCTGCACCGCGAATCAGCTATGTGTCCACCACCGGCGTTTATGGCAATGCGCAAGGGCAATGGATTAATGAATACACACCACTGAATGCCCAATCAGAAAGGGCCATACGCCGTGCTCATGCAGAAACCCACCTGCGTTTGGGTTTAAAACATGGTGTGCATGTGCACCTGCTGCGTGCGCCCGGCATATACGGCGATAACCGACTGCCAATTGACCGCATCAAAAACCGCACACCCGCCTTGCTGCCTGATGAAGATGCGTGGTCAAACCACATTCATGAACTCGATTTGGGCCGTTTAAGCCGATGGGTCAATTACAAAGGCGGTGCCTTTGAGGTGCTGAACGCCTGCGACGCAAAACCCAGCAAAATGGGAGACTACTTTGACCTGGTGGCCGATGCTTACCAGCTTCCTCGCCCTCCCCGCTTTTCTCGGGAAGAGGTGAAACAAATGGTGAGTCCCATGATGTGGAGTTTCATGTCGGAATCGCGGCGTATTGAATCTTTGAACCAGAAAAAACTGGGATTTCGTCTTCGCTATCCCAGCGTTGCTGATTTTTTAGCCGATAAAGATTGA
- a CDS encoding polyhydroxyalkanoic acid system family protein produces the protein MSDIHARKAHNLTLEEAKQTAQKLADQLQKEFQLDSQWQGNTLNFTRSGVKGKLDVTDKDVTVDISLGFMLKAFKGKIQAEIDKNIDKMFA, from the coding sequence ATGTCTGATATTCATGCCCGCAAAGCACACAATTTGACCCTGGAAGAAGCCAAGCAAACTGCGCAAAAACTGGCAGACCAACTTCAAAAAGAATTCCAGCTGGATAGTCAATGGCAAGGCAATACCCTCAATTTCACGCGTTCAGGTGTGAAGGGCAAGCTGGACGTGACTGACAAAGACGTCACTGTCGATATTTCCCTGGGCTTCATGCTGAAAGCATTCAAGGGAAAGATTCAAGCGGAAATCGACAAAAACATCGACAAAATGTTTGCCTGA
- a CDS encoding c-type cytochrome gives MSAISATGLLAAVAFSNPAMAVEGNAEAAASKKSMCIGCHGIPGYKASFPEVYNVPYIAGQNAKYIEAALNAYKKGDRKHPTMRGIAETLTEQDIADLAAYYAQAK, from the coding sequence ATGAGCGCAATCAGCGCAACCGGCCTGTTGGCTGCGGTGGCTTTTTCTAACCCCGCAATGGCTGTTGAAGGCAACGCCGAGGCAGCGGCATCGAAGAAGTCCATGTGCATTGGCTGCCATGGTATTCCCGGTTACAAGGCCAGCTTCCCCGAGGTGTACAACGTGCCTTATATCGCGGGCCAGAACGCCAAGTACATTGAGGCAGCGCTAAATGCCTACAAGAAAGGCGATCGCAAGCACCCCACCATGCGCGGTATCGCTGAAACGCTGACCGAACAGGACATCGCTGACCTGGCCGCGTACTACGCACAAGCCAAGTGA
- a CDS encoding CDP-6-deoxy-delta-3,4-glucoseen reductase — translation MIHNVEILPSQKQFECEADDTLLSAALRANVILPYGCKDGACGSCKADLIEGRVDYGTYQSRALSEEERVRGKVLTCCAKPLGPVKLKVRELSGLGDIPIKKMPCRLQSIEKPATDVAVLKLQLPANEVLQFNAGQYIEFMLRDGSRRSYSLANAPYQEGGIELHIRHMPGGLFTDHVFSTMKEREILRFEGPFGTFFLRDDSTKPVVLLASGTGFAPIKSLLEQAFFKNNSREFVLYWGARTKADLYMLDLPIFWASEHSNFKFVPVLSDATDECHWTGRTGFVHQAVMQDFPDLSAHQVYACGAPIVIESAQRDFAAQCGLPEDEFFADSFTSMADA, via the coding sequence ATGATTCACAACGTAGAAATTCTTCCCAGTCAAAAACAGTTTGAATGCGAGGCCGACGATACTTTGTTGTCAGCGGCACTGCGCGCAAATGTCATTTTGCCATATGGCTGCAAAGACGGCGCATGTGGATCGTGTAAGGCCGATTTGATCGAAGGTCGGGTGGATTATGGCACCTACCAGTCGCGCGCCCTGAGTGAGGAGGAACGCGTGCGGGGGAAGGTGCTCACTTGTTGCGCAAAACCGCTGGGCCCAGTGAAATTGAAGGTGAGGGAACTGTCCGGTTTGGGTGACATTCCCATCAAGAAAATGCCTTGCCGGTTGCAAAGCATCGAGAAACCTGCGACCGATGTGGCTGTTCTCAAGTTGCAGTTGCCGGCCAATGAGGTGTTGCAATTCAATGCTGGGCAGTACATAGAATTCATGCTTCGCGATGGTTCGCGCCGCAGTTACTCTCTGGCCAATGCGCCTTATCAGGAAGGCGGGATCGAGCTGCACATTCGGCATATGCCCGGTGGCTTGTTCACTGACCATGTATTCAGCACCATGAAAGAACGGGAAATTTTGCGTTTTGAAGGTCCCTTCGGTACATTTTTCTTGCGCGACGATTCCACAAAACCCGTGGTATTGCTCGCCAGTGGCACTGGGTTCGCCCCAATTAAATCGTTACTGGAACAAGCCTTTTTCAAGAACAACAGCCGTGAGTTTGTGTTGTATTGGGGTGCACGAACCAAGGCCGATTTGTATATGCTGGATTTGCCCATCTTCTGGGCCAGCGAGCACTCAAATTTCAAATTTGTGCCGGTGCTATCTGATGCGACAGACGAATGTCACTGGACGGGTCGAACAGGTTTTGTGCACCAGGCGGTTATGCAGGACTTTCCGGATTTGAGCGCACACCAAGTGTATGCCTGTGGTGCGCCCATTGTGATTGAGTCAGCGCAGCGTGATTTCGCCGCTCAGTGTGGCTTGCCCGAGGACGAGTTTTTTGCAGACTCTTTCACCTCAATGGCAGATGCCTGA